From a region of the Aeoliella mucimassa genome:
- a CDS encoding PH domain-containing protein: protein MNCPSCQTEVNEKVKFCPECGARIADDEALIDDAERDADFPLPGDNEPKQRFQNAVASRQSGADIEEDDIWSGSYSPKAMVGWWISAAVITVVALIASLIYFSNAFWWIVLGLAIGWAAIGGRYAVRRLGVTYHLTSQRFIHETGLLWRRTDRIELIDIDDVTFRQGPVERMFNVGTIELLSSDITDPKMTLPGIEGVRSVADLIDDLRRKERRRRGLHIEAV from the coding sequence ATGAATTGTCCCAGTTGCCAAACCGAAGTGAACGAAAAGGTAAAGTTTTGCCCCGAATGTGGTGCTCGCATTGCCGATGACGAAGCACTGATTGACGACGCGGAACGCGACGCCGACTTCCCGCTACCTGGCGACAACGAACCAAAGCAACGGTTTCAGAATGCGGTCGCTTCGCGGCAATCGGGAGCCGACATCGAAGAAGACGACATCTGGAGCGGTAGCTACTCCCCCAAGGCGATGGTCGGCTGGTGGATTTCGGCCGCAGTGATCACCGTGGTCGCACTGATTGCTTCGCTGATTTATTTCAGCAATGCCTTCTGGTGGATCGTGCTCGGCCTGGCCATTGGTTGGGCGGCAATCGGAGGTCGCTACGCGGTGCGTCGACTCGGGGTGACTTACCACCTGACCAGCCAGCGATTCATCCACGAGACAGGTCTGCTCTGGCGACGCACCGATCGGATCGAGCTGATCGACATCGACGACGTCACGTTCCGCCAAGGTCCGGTCGAACGGATGTTCAATGTCGGCACCATCGAACTGTTGAGCAGCGACATTACCGATCCGAAGATGACCCTGCCAGGCATCGAAGGGGTGCGTTCCGTGGCCGACCTGATCGACGACCTGCGCCGCAAAGAGCGCCGTCGCCGAGGGCTGCACATCGAAGCGGTGTAA
- a CDS encoding DUF1559 domain-containing protein, with protein MNRHFCEPAARVCRAASARRSRIAFTLVELLVVIAIIGILVALLLPAVQSAREAARRTGCTNNLKQLALATLNYESAYSKLPAGYLSGRDFDDIRADQVNGKNQQWTGVYSQILPYLEATAVESLLTDNYQNGANSYDLPYWSVEGPWYAGQSTLTAFLCPSVGNESPSYGTFRRLAHWVDGSSYVLGGEVYGAEAEQQVTHYLPISGVYGELGPGYEAYDAYRGVFGYRTKVALSRVTDGTSNTIMFGESPGSMGEGLDYGDGPQGGLVVSTAWIGGATMTTYYGMYTGQEDTETTDYDTHYAYLGSVHTGDTVLFSLVDGSVKSLTRDVDYTVLDAYASMAYGETINED; from the coding sequence ATGAATCGCCATTTCTGTGAGCCGGCTGCCCGCGTGTGCAGGGCAGCTTCGGCCCGACGTTCTCGTATTGCTTTTACCCTGGTCGAGTTGTTGGTGGTGATAGCCATCATCGGCATCTTGGTCGCCTTGCTGTTGCCCGCGGTGCAGAGCGCCCGCGAAGCGGCCCGCCGCACTGGTTGTACCAACAACCTTAAGCAACTAGCACTTGCGACGCTCAACTACGAGAGCGCCTACAGTAAGCTTCCTGCCGGATATCTCTCGGGTCGCGACTTCGACGATATCCGCGCTGACCAGGTGAATGGTAAGAATCAGCAGTGGACTGGCGTTTACTCGCAGATTTTGCCTTACCTCGAAGCGACGGCCGTGGAGTCGTTGCTAACCGATAACTACCAGAACGGTGCCAACAGCTACGACTTACCCTACTGGAGTGTCGAAGGACCTTGGTACGCAGGTCAGTCGACGCTGACCGCGTTCCTGTGCCCATCGGTCGGTAACGAATCGCCTTCGTACGGTACCTTCCGTCGCTTGGCTCACTGGGTGGATGGAAGTAGCTACGTACTCGGTGGCGAAGTGTATGGTGCTGAGGCCGAACAACAAGTGACGCACTACTTGCCGATCTCCGGCGTGTACGGTGAACTTGGTCCTGGCTATGAAGCGTATGATGCTTACCGCGGTGTGTTTGGATACCGTACCAAGGTGGCTTTGAGCCGCGTGACCGATGGAACTTCGAACACAATCATGTTCGGCGAATCGCCCGGTTCGATGGGCGAAGGTCTCGACTATGGTGACGGTCCCCAGGGGGGACTCGTAGTGAGCACTGCGTGGATCGGTGGTGCAACCATGACTACCTACTATGGCATGTACACCGGCCAGGAAGATACCGAAACCACCGACTACGATACCCACTACGCCTACTTAGGCAGTGTGCATACCGGCGACACCGTACTGTTTTCGCTTGTCGATGGATCGGTGAAGTCATTGACCCGCGATGTAGATTACACCGTACTCGATGCTTATGCGTCGATGGCTTATGGAGAAACCATCAATGAGGATTAG
- the lnt gene encoding apolipoprotein N-acyltransferase, with the protein MPAESDDCPPPVPRSRTLLVALTGSVLLWLAQPPVGWSLCAWVAPLPWLYLATKPVLMGRRDYLKIWLAGAVYWMLAVHWIRLAHPATIVGLFFLAGYLGIYLPLFIAATRMGGQRLRMPLCLVAPMAWVAIEWLEAHVISGFLMGALSHTQVDHAPLVQIADLAGAYLVSALIMLVASCLWELVAVQPVVRRRLEQSELPVVSCCPPGVRVIASLILAVCAVSASWWYGQWRLAQLAPADDAMPKRLALIQGNERAVWVPDPGREQRVMETYLRLTAEAKQKSADGELDLVVWPEGAFRTPLYSCTPEVASTIGAVELMQMESAAPGDLQRTVEDLGAPILVGCDRFFHHGTEGSMQQQYQVFNAAVAVDRQGELLGIYDKTHLVMFGEYVPGGTYWPGIYNFFPIGGVTPGELPVVFDIEGTRYMPTICYETVMPHVVRRQVVQLADAEQRPDVLVNVTNDSWFYDSSELAMHLTCTRLRAIECRTPVVVAANGGLSANIDVAGRVLDLSQPVTNQVLLVDVQPGGHASLYLRYGDTFAIACLAGTVLVFVVGIIQRRLATQS; encoded by the coding sequence ATGCCCGCCGAATCGGATGATTGCCCGCCCCCGGTACCTCGCTCGCGGACGTTGCTCGTCGCTTTGACCGGTTCGGTGCTGCTTTGGCTTGCCCAACCGCCGGTTGGTTGGAGCCTGTGTGCGTGGGTGGCTCCGCTCCCATGGCTGTACCTGGCGACGAAGCCGGTGCTCATGGGGCGCCGCGACTACTTGAAGATCTGGCTCGCCGGCGCGGTTTACTGGATGCTGGCGGTGCACTGGATACGCCTGGCCCATCCGGCGACGATCGTCGGGCTGTTCTTCCTGGCTGGCTATCTCGGCATCTATCTCCCATTGTTCATCGCGGCCACACGGATGGGGGGCCAGCGACTACGAATGCCGCTCTGCCTGGTCGCCCCTATGGCGTGGGTTGCCATCGAATGGCTCGAAGCCCACGTGATTAGCGGCTTCCTGATGGGCGCGCTTAGTCACACGCAAGTCGACCACGCACCGCTGGTGCAGATCGCCGACCTGGCGGGAGCCTATCTCGTGTCGGCGCTCATCATGCTGGTGGCCAGCTGTTTGTGGGAACTCGTAGCCGTGCAGCCAGTGGTGCGTCGCCGCCTGGAGCAGTCGGAATTGCCGGTGGTCTCCTGCTGCCCGCCAGGAGTGCGGGTGATCGCGAGCCTGATACTCGCAGTCTGTGCGGTCAGTGCCAGTTGGTGGTACGGACAATGGCGGCTAGCGCAACTGGCCCCTGCGGATGACGCCATGCCCAAGCGGCTCGCGCTCATCCAAGGCAACGAGCGGGCGGTGTGGGTGCCGGATCCCGGGCGCGAGCAACGTGTGATGGAGACCTACCTGAGGCTCACGGCCGAGGCCAAGCAAAAGTCGGCCGACGGCGAACTCGACCTGGTCGTCTGGCCCGAGGGAGCGTTTCGCACCCCGCTTTACTCCTGCACGCCCGAGGTGGCTAGCACCATCGGGGCGGTGGAGCTGATGCAGATGGAGTCGGCCGCACCTGGCGACTTACAGCGAACCGTCGAAGACCTCGGTGCGCCGATCCTGGTCGGCTGCGACCGTTTCTTCCATCACGGCACCGAAGGGTCGATGCAGCAGCAGTATCAAGTGTTCAACGCCGCGGTGGCGGTCGACCGGCAAGGCGAGCTGCTCGGCATCTACGATAAGACCCACCTGGTGATGTTCGGCGAGTACGTGCCTGGCGGAACCTACTGGCCGGGGATCTACAATTTCTTCCCCATCGGCGGCGTCACGCCCGGCGAGCTGCCGGTGGTGTTCGACATCGAAGGCACCCGCTACATGCCGACCATCTGCTACGAAACCGTGATGCCGCACGTGGTGCGACGTCAGGTGGTGCAGCTGGCCGACGCCGAGCAGCGGCCCGATGTGCTGGTGAACGTGACCAACGATTCGTGGTTTTACGATTCCAGCGAGCTGGCGATGCACCTCACCTGCACCCGGTTGCGGGCGATCGAGTGCCGTACGCCGGTGGTGGTGGCCGCCAACGGGGGGCTGTCGGCCAACATCGATGTGGCTGGCCGTGTGCTCGACCTGTCGCAGCCGGTGACGAACCAGGTGCTGCTGGTCGATGTCCAGCCTGGCGGGCACGCGTCGCTCTACCTGCGGTACGGCGACACTTTCGCCATTGCCTGCCTGGCTGGTACGGTATTGGTATTCGTGGTCGGAATCATTCAGCGTCGCCTTGCAACCCAGTCCTAA
- a CDS encoding ABC-F family ATP-binding cassette domain-containing protein has product MPVVLTLQDAHKRYGEQLLLDGATCALADDQKVGLIGRNGAGKSTLCRILLGEEDLDAGEVVKSKKLRLGYLRQHDPFHPGETVIDFLMRDSQQPDWKCGQVAWQFALTDAMLHNPVSELSGGWQTRVKLAALLLHDPNLLVLDEPTNFLDLRTQMLLEHFLREFRGGCLIVSHDREFLMKTCSHTLEVSRGQLNMYPGNVESYLANVDERREHDLRVNAATQAKRKQLETFINKNRANANTASQARNKAKQLERLELVEVAGDEATVSFSFPQIEARRGPAVRTEALAIGYPDVVVADDIHVEIEHGSRVGIVGDNGQGKTTFLRTICDSLPPQAGEIKWGYGCELGVYAQHVYTTLDPKHSVMEYLEYQAAPDTTTQQIKDIAGSFLFSGELINKRVKVLSGGERARLVLAGLLLQKHNVLVLDEPGNHLDVETVEALADALERYQGTVIFTSHDRHFMHRVATDVIEVREGRVVIYPASYDDYVYRVQKEIDAGLRSEAAAHNHQPAAVVDRKANARADRESQKRLKAVERKIAKLDTERQELNARLLQVTDPKEATDLHERTTAIGEEVETLEHEWLELYEELEGA; this is encoded by the coding sequence ATGCCAGTAGTTCTCACGCTTCAAGATGCGCATAAACGGTACGGCGAACAGCTATTGCTCGACGGGGCAACTTGCGCCCTGGCCGACGACCAGAAGGTGGGGCTCATCGGCCGCAACGGAGCAGGCAAGTCGACGTTGTGCCGCATCCTGCTCGGCGAGGAAGATCTCGACGCGGGCGAAGTGGTGAAGAGCAAGAAGCTGCGACTCGGCTACCTCCGCCAGCACGACCCGTTCCACCCCGGCGAGACCGTGATCGACTTCCTGATGCGCGATAGTCAGCAGCCCGATTGGAAGTGCGGGCAGGTGGCCTGGCAGTTCGCGTTGACCGACGCCATGTTGCACAACCCCGTGAGCGAACTCTCCGGCGGATGGCAAACCCGCGTGAAGCTTGCTGCGCTGTTGTTGCACGATCCCAACCTGCTGGTGCTCGATGAACCAACCAACTTTCTCGACCTGCGTACCCAGATGCTGCTCGAGCACTTTCTCCGCGAGTTCCGCGGCGGCTGCCTGATCGTGTCGCACGATCGCGAGTTCCTGATGAAGACCTGCTCGCACACGCTCGAAGTCTCGCGCGGGCAGCTTAACATGTATCCCGGCAACGTCGAGTCGTACCTGGCGAACGTCGACGAACGCCGCGAGCACGACTTGCGAGTCAACGCAGCGACTCAAGCCAAACGCAAGCAGCTCGAGACCTTTATCAACAAGAATCGGGCGAACGCCAACACGGCCAGCCAGGCCCGCAACAAGGCGAAGCAGCTCGAACGATTGGAACTGGTCGAAGTGGCCGGCGACGAAGCGACCGTGTCGTTTAGCTTTCCGCAAATCGAAGCCCGCCGCGGCCCGGCAGTCCGCACCGAAGCCTTGGCCATTGGCTATCCCGATGTCGTCGTGGCCGACGACATTCATGTGGAGATCGAACATGGCTCGCGGGTCGGTATCGTCGGTGATAACGGCCAAGGCAAAACCACCTTTCTGCGAACCATCTGCGATTCGTTGCCGCCGCAAGCGGGCGAGATTAAATGGGGCTATGGGTGCGAACTCGGTGTCTACGCGCAGCATGTTTACACCACGCTCGATCCCAAGCACTCGGTCATGGAATACCTGGAGTACCAGGCCGCGCCCGATACCACGACCCAGCAAATCAAGGACATCGCTGGAAGCTTCCTATTCAGCGGCGAGCTGATCAACAAACGCGTCAAAGTGCTCAGTGGTGGTGAGCGGGCACGGTTGGTGCTAGCGGGTTTGCTGTTGCAGAAGCACAACGTGCTAGTGCTCGACGAACCAGGCAACCACTTGGATGTCGAAACCGTTGAAGCGCTGGCCGACGCGCTGGAGCGTTACCAAGGAACGGTGATCTTCACGAGCCACGACCGGCACTTCATGCACCGCGTAGCGACCGACGTGATCGAAGTGCGCGAAGGTCGGGTGGTGATCTATCCCGCGAGTTACGACGACTACGTCTACCGCGTGCAGAAAGAAATCGATGCGGGGCTTCGCAGCGAAGCGGCCGCCCACAATCATCAACCCGCGGCCGTGGTCGACCGCAAGGCCAACGCGCGGGCGGATCGTGAGTCGCAAAAGCGACTTAAAGCGGTAGAACGCAAGATTGCCAAACTCGATACCGAACGCCAGGAACTAAACGCTCGTTTGCTACAGGTAACCGATCCGAAAGAAGCAACGGATTTACACGAGCGGACCACAGCCATCGGGGAGGAAGTCGAGACACTCGAGCACGAATGGCTAGAGCTCTATGAAGAGTTGGAAGGCGCTTAA
- the nrdR gene encoding transcriptional regulator NrdR: MKCPFCRADNDRVIDSRACQDGSAIRRRRECLSCNRRYTTYERPEESTIKVVKKDGSRAPFSRDKIRRGLERACWKRPITSRQIDNTVAAIENDVYAKYDTEVESRQLGILVMEHLRYLDEVAFVRFASVYRQFNDVQDFLEELRTILEKRPPATPH, encoded by the coding sequence ATGAAATGCCCCTTTTGTCGCGCCGACAACGATCGCGTGATTGACTCGCGAGCCTGCCAGGACGGTTCGGCCATACGCCGACGCCGCGAGTGTTTGTCGTGCAATCGTCGTTATACCACTTACGAGCGACCCGAAGAGTCGACTATTAAGGTGGTAAAGAAGGACGGTTCGCGGGCACCTTTCTCGCGCGACAAGATTCGCCGAGGTCTCGAGCGGGCATGTTGGAAGCGGCCAATCACTAGCCGTCAGATCGACAATACCGTGGCCGCCATCGAAAACGATGTGTACGCGAAGTACGATACAGAAGTCGAATCGCGGCAACTCGGCATTCTGGTGATGGAACACCTGCGGTACTTAGATGAAGTCGCGTTCGTGCGATTTGCCAGCGTGTACCGCCAGTTCAACGATGTGCAGGACTTCCTGGAAGAACTGCGAACCATCCTCGAAAAACGCCCGCCGGCTACGCCGCACTAG
- a CDS encoding metallophosphoesterase, whose translation MIGSASQILHSRSGHTLSIITMPTEPVKVNRRRFLRRAALCTVGGAAAAGFYAWRVEPHWVDVVERTMPLRNLPAELEGAQLVQLSDIHVGEFVSYPYLQHSIDRVAASDPEVVAITGDLMTARHLEQIDPVVDLVKRLKPDQRKVIAIPGNHDYGHGAQNVKVADVLFERLTNIGVECLRNQTTTYRGLQFVGLDELWSGRFSARRALKEFDTARAGIALSHNPDSVDHNGWDGFQGWVLSGHTHGGQCRVPYFGAPIIPIKNRRYVSGEVSITPETTLYVNRGLGHSLQVRFMCSPEITRFRLTSAESAPA comes from the coding sequence ATGATTGGCTCTGCTAGCCAGATATTACACTCGCGAAGCGGCCACACCCTCTCAATCATCACCATGCCGACCGAACCCGTGAAAGTCAACCGTAGACGTTTTCTACGCCGTGCTGCGCTTTGCACGGTCGGCGGGGCGGCCGCTGCTGGTTTTTACGCCTGGCGCGTCGAGCCTCATTGGGTCGACGTCGTCGAGCGCACGATGCCGCTCCGCAATTTACCCGCAGAACTCGAAGGCGCGCAGCTAGTACAGCTCTCCGATATTCATGTCGGCGAGTTCGTATCTTACCCCTATCTGCAACACTCCATCGACCGCGTCGCAGCGAGCGATCCCGAGGTTGTCGCTATCACTGGCGACCTGATGACCGCGCGACACTTGGAACAAATCGACCCGGTGGTCGACCTCGTCAAACGCCTGAAACCCGATCAACGCAAAGTAATTGCCATCCCTGGCAATCACGATTATGGGCACGGCGCACAGAATGTGAAGGTGGCCGATGTGCTCTTTGAGCGGCTCACCAACATCGGTGTTGAGTGCCTGCGGAACCAAACCACCACCTATCGCGGCCTGCAGTTCGTCGGTCTCGACGAACTATGGTCGGGCCGTTTTAGTGCTCGGCGGGCGCTCAAGGAGTTTGATACCGCCCGAGCAGGAATCGCCCTGTCGCACAATCCCGACTCCGTCGACCACAACGGCTGGGACGGGTTCCAAGGCTGGGTACTCTCGGGCCACACCCACGGCGGGCAGTGCCGAGTGCCTTACTTCGGCGCGCCGATCATCCCGATCAAGAATCGCCGCTATGTCTCGGGCGAGGTGAGCATCACGCCCGAAACCACGCTGTACGTGAATCGCGGCCTCGGTCACTCGCTGCAAGTGCGATTCATGTGCTCGCCCGAAATCACCCGGTTTCGGCTGACCTCGGCCGAATCGGCCCCAGCGTAG